In Cicer arietinum cultivar CDC Frontier isolate Library 1 chromosome 1, Cicar.CDCFrontier_v2.0, whole genome shotgun sequence, one DNA window encodes the following:
- the LOC140920611 gene encoding uncharacterized protein: MHLGNTTSNRVESAHWRLKNMLQTSLGDLCKSWDAVNMMLKNQICIIQSSFQKTIKDVEHGYNSSFFQSLHHCVSRKCFKKIDKQLQRVKIVGTDKTICGCSIRTTHGLPCACELAKLQISGNVIPLDSIHVFWRKLSLENEFEDEESLSDYDFSEELEAMKAYMKKHDIVSQRIFRAKVREVVFPHTTSILAPPEKVRTKGASKKKKEFDTPRDPSYWEYVDASQESAKQPSQRSARQPSHSSQYSAKQPFYTHFPTLIRPYIEEIIDVVADGNCGFRAIAALLGWTEEFWPLVRTQLDKEIHLHQDLYANVFDDSVESVRSSLNISGLGAQGVASSV; this comes from the exons atgcatttggggaacacaacatctaacag agttgagtctgcccattggagattgaaaaacatgctgCAAACTAGTTtgggtgatttgtgtaaaagttgggatgctgtgaatatgatgttgaagaaccaaatatgtatcattcaatcttcttttcagaaaaccatcaaggatgTTGAGCACGGGTATAATTCATCATTCTTTCAAAGTCTGCATCATTGTGTATCAaggaaatgttttaaaaaaattgacaaacagtTGCAGAGAGTGAAGATTGTAGGTACTGACAAAACAATATGTGGTTGCTCAATcagaacaactcatggattaccatgtgcttgtgagttggcaAAGTTGCAGATATCTGgtaatgttatccctttagatagcattcatgTTTTTTGGAGAAAGTTAAGCCTTGAGAATGAATTtgaggatgaagaatctttatcagattatgacttTTCAGAAGAGTTAgaagcaatgaaagcgtacatgaagaaacacgatattgtaagtcaaaggatattcagggctaaggtgcgtgaagttgtatttccacatacaacatcaatacttgcaccaccAGAGAAGGTGAGAACCAAGGGAGCaagtaaaaagaagaaagaatttgatactcctcgtgatccgtcatattgggagtatgttgatgcctctcaagaatctgcaaaaCAACCATCTCAACGTTCTGCAAGGCAACCATCTCATTCGTCACAGTATTCTGCAAAACAACCATTTTACACACATTTTCCTACTCTTATACGTCCGTATATTGAGGAGATAATAGACGTGGtggctgatggaaattgtgggtttCGCGCAATTGCAGCATTGTTAGGTTGGACTGAAGAATTTTGGCCTTTAGTTCGAacacaattggataaagagattcATCTACATCAAGACCTTTATGCTAATGTGTTCGATGACAGTGTTGAATCAGTGCGTAGCTCATTGAACATATCAGGATTGGGTGCTCAAGGAGTTGCGTCGTCTGTTTGA